The region aattttattctaTATTTACAGAGGTTAAATAAGGCAAGAGGTATCATGTCCTCATAGGCAATATAGTTGTTCGCTAATGTGGAATTAATGAGAGGATGCTAGCCGTTGTAGGTGAGATATGGAGAAGATATTCGGTTGCCTAGTTTAGGAAGTCTTCCTTGAATCAAGGGTGAcggctctagggtttgtttgtgaGCTGTAGTGGCGACTAGGGTTTCTGTAGAGGGTTCGGGTGCTGTAGTGGTGGCTAGGGGTTTTGTAGAAGGTTCGGGTAGGCTTGTATCCTTAACATGGCTGGCATCTTTAGATGGCCATTGAATTGATTTTACTTTGACTCGAATCTATTAGGAACAACCATGTGGTTATGTACCCAAAGCATTTTTTACCACCAACTCTTGGGATAAATTTTAGAAGAATCTAATTATGTTCCTTCTTTCGTGGCTTTGGGTATGTTACATAATGTGGTTGaaatgtaaaattatttttctcattctgATGTGTTCATGATACACTTTCTGTGCTTTGTGTATTTTAAGTGTCTGCGAAGCATACATAAAGTCCACTGTATTTTCTATTTGAGCTATGTCATTAAAGCACAATTAAAATAAGCAAGCAAAATAAACAAACCCTCAACTCAAATGACACTGAAACCCCCAAATTCTCGACAGTTGTAATGCTTTTATCCCAAATCGCCAACAactccaaaaccctagattttagTAAACAAATCACCAATCACAATTAAAATaagcaaacaaaataaacaaacccTCAACTCAAATTAGTGTCAACCGAAACCCTCAAATTCCCGACAGTTGTAATGCTTTTATTCCAAATCCCCAACAAcctcaaaaccctagaaattagGAAACAAATCACCAATCACAATTAAAATAAGCAAACAAAATTGTGTTTTGCAAAGAAGTAAGAAATAGTCAACATAAGAATGTATGGCAATGTCCAAAAATGGTTTGTCTAGTACTTTCAtgtttatgaacattttttgagtttttagaAAGTGGTAAGATTAGTCTTTAAACTTTCAAAATTTATAAGCTGTCATTAAATCTGACATACCATTTTACctcctgttaaaaaaaaagggaaaaaaaagagaggagaaaaaatgCTCAAAAAATCTATAAGGTAACACTTTTCATCAAATCACTTTTAAaggtttaaattttatcaatttactcCCTAATTATAACTATTATCAAATAGATCATATCATCCACATTCCATTATCAAATAGGTCATTCTCGTGCTCCTTAATCCTCTCCACAATCATTGGCTGAATCACCATTGCATCCATATATTCTGATTCTTCCTCAGATACCACCTGTAGGCTAGgtgagtaattctattagtacattaagtgtccataaaaaaatgaggtggcttttaaaatcatcatttaatcaatcacacgcccaatggtgattttaaaagccacctcattttttgatggacatttaatgtactaatagaattactcagGCTAGGTCCCTCCATATCATGTACCGCCTTCCAACTCAATGCGTCGGCCACCACATTGGCTTTACATGTATAATAGTTAATAGTGCAGTCATAGTCTTAAAAGAGCTCTAGCAATTTATATTGTCTCATATTCAGCTCCTTTTGGGTGAACAAGTATTGTGGCTCTTGTGGTCGGTGTAGATCTCGCACTTCTCCCCTTACAAGTATTACTGTTTCCAAATCATTAGAGCAAATACTACTGTTGCCAACTCTAAGCCATGAGTATGGTAATTCTTGTTACACCCCgatcccatattgagaagagatgaatagctcacatagagtgaatgGTTTacaaagatactcatgggtgttaactgctaagtcccacattgcatAGTTACTAGGAGAAATTAGGCTTTATAAGGATTCTAtggaaacttcaaattgactagtccttttgaggtgatagcacAGATGTGACTAGCACTTTTTCTAGGCAGTTACAAATGGTATCGAGTCACCTAGTAAAGCCAGGTCATATGGTACTAAAGCATCGCTTGACGTGGTCATGACGAaaacgtcaggggtttaaggcggagaatttgtaacaccccgatccCATATTGAGAATAGATAAATAGCTCATATAGAGTGAgcggtttataaagatactcataggtgctaagtcccacattgcttagttactaggtaaaactgggctttataaagaattctaggaaaacttcaaattgactagtccttttggggtgatagtgtAGATCTAGCTAGTGCTTTTTCCTGGAtagttacaaatggtatcagagccacctagtaatgccAGGTCATGTAGTATTGGAGCACCGGATGACGTGGCCCTGATGATGACGTCAAGGGTTTAAgaggggagtttgtaacaccccagtttcatattgggaagagatgaatagctcacatagagtgggcGGTTTATAatgatactcatgggtgctaagtcctacattgcctagttactaggtgaatttgggctttataagggattctatgaaaacttcaaattgactagtccttttagggtaggtgatagtgcagatgcGGCTAGCGATTTTCCTGAACTGttacaaattttataaaacctcggtcccatattgggaagagatgaatatctcacataaagtgagtagtttataaagatattcatgggtgctaagtcccacattgcctagttattaggtggaaCAGaactttataagggattctatgaaaacttcaaattgactagtccttttagggtAGGTGATAATGCAGATgcggctagcgcttttcctgaACTGttacaaattttataaaacctcggtcccatattgggaagagatgaatagctcacataaagtgagtagtttataaagatatccatgggtgctaagtctcacattgcctagttattaggtggaacagagctttataagggattctatgaaaacttcaaattgactagttcttttggggtgatagcatagatgtggctagcgcttttcctgaGCCGTTACAGTTCTGCTCATAGTTTTTCAACTATCGTGACGTGTATGCCACTATCTTGCCATTTTGCATGAGAATGCACCTCAGTCCCTTATTGGATGCATCATTGTACACTACATACCTAGCCTCCTGCCTCTGTAGGGAGTGTGAGCACTAGGGCGGGGAATAGCCTCTACTTCAACTCTTAGAAGCTCCTCTCATGGGGCTAGATCCAATTATATCGAATGGTCTTCCTTGTCATGGTAGTCAATGAACTGCAAATCATTGAGAATCCTTCCACAAATCACTTATAGTACTCAGCTAATTAAACCCATAAAACTTTTAACTTAACGCACATTAGTCAGTCACGTCCAATTTTAAGTATTGGTGTGTATGACATTGGTCAAACATTTGATGCAAGAGAAGATATTGAATCAGTAGCCGAGTTGTCAGATAGTAAATTAATGACATTGGgatatcttaataaaaaaaattgcaaaaatggAATGAATTTTCAAGATATTTGGGGATTCTTTACAAGTATTTTGCTTTGTTTCCAAGTttagagttattttttttttatttctttctttttctatcatacgatgtcagaacaatcttagttttGCTCGGCATCTGTTGGTATCAGAGTTTAACGTCTTCTTAGGGTGAATTTTCATTAGTTTTCATGACTGGTGGTCGTGGTCGTAATTGGTGTGGACAGATTTCGAATGAGAAAGTCCCCTACCATGAATGCAGTGTACAATATGTGAATTTTGAAGACTTGCAGAGGCAGGTTGCGGAGTTAACCCAGCGTCTACTGGCACAAAACATGGAGATGTATCGCGATATTGACGGTAGCAATTCATAATCCAATTGTGAGAACCTGTATCACAATCATGTTTTGGTTCAAGAACAGCATGGTCATGATGAAGAGGTTGTTGATGAAAAGTTTTAACATGAAAAAAGACGTTAAAGATCCTTCTCAATGTTTTTTAGATTGGAGTTCTCCACCGACTTATGATACATATgtcaatgatgaagatcttatAGAGGTAAGTTTTTTGTCATATGGTCAAGAGGTTGAACAAAAAGTGGATAATcaagtgtttgatgaaagttcAAAGAGTGAAATATTTCAATGGggtcttgagaaaattaattatggTGATTTTCTtaggattgaaaattttctgtcaaatttttctaaacaaaatctTGACGTTAGTTTTGGCATGTTGgaagaaaatttaatttttcgtggtcaagaaataattgaaagtttttggaaaatttttacGGAGAGTGAATGACAATTAATCAAGAGCTTGTAAAGATTATTTTATCTCAAGTTGATGCGAGTAACTTCAGATCTAATATTCAGAGTTAtgttgtgatgggttgcaagTTGTTTCTTGTTTGGTATCAAGCTGCTTTGGTGTTGAGAAGTACCGAAAGGAATgaattggttggacatccaaaagatcgaggcaAAGATAATTTGAATTCAAGGACGAATTATTTCCAATTCGGGAAGACTAATGCATGAGAATATATTGAATCAGTAGCTGAGTTGTTAGATACTAAATTAACGGATTGGAATATCTTAATAAAGAAGATTTGCACAAGAACGGAAAGAATTGTCATGATATTTAgggattatttttagaataatatattttattttctttacaaatattttgctttgtctccaagtttagggttatttatgtatttttatttatttgtttttctctaAGTATTCTGCTTGGAAAATACTAAAACatagcctatataaaggcatgtctatattattttgaatcaagttttgaagtatcaattaaatatcGATCTTTCAGgttatttttctatttgcttATTTTAGGCCATTAGAGTCTTTCTCtttcctatttgtttttttctcccTTCTTGAATTCCATTTTTAACCTTCAACTCTTAGTTTTTGCTGCTATCTTATACTGTCAGAACAATCTTAATTTTGGCTAGCgtcaacatttttctttaattggcTGATGAGGAAATTTTGATGCCGGCCAGCTTATATATAGTCATTTCTGCAAAATACAGTGATGTTTTAAACACATGTACAACTTAGATTAGAAAGGCATCAAATGGCAAGAATATTCACGGATGGTAAGAAAGAAACTAATAAcaataccatatttttatttgaaaaatggtAGGTTGTACACTCATGTACTCTTGTTGTCCAACCATCCTATGTAGAtctctttatttgtttttttattttttatttttttatttaaacaaatgAAAGAATAATAACTTAAATGGATTCACATATGATGTATTGGACATCAGGAGAATAGGGGTGCATGTACAACCTAGCATAAAACCAGCGTGAGGAAAATTGGTCATTTTCTGGcctccaactctctctctctctgggcaTGTTCGAAACCAGCATGGGCGGCAAGAGATAAGGAACACACATGGCCGTTGAAGCCACCGGAAGAGATAAACAAGCAGTTTCCAGATTGACGCCGATGGACACAAGCTTCTTGAATGGCGAGACGACCGttggagagagaaagagcggTTTCGGGGGGAAAAATTGGGGAAAATGACGAATTTTTTCCCATGCTGGTTTCAGcgttttagaaaaataaaaagaaaaagggatgcCACGTAAGACTAGGTGTAGAATAGGTATATATTGAATGTAacataatcatttttcttttattttatggttgagattgtttaaattaatttacGATGACCAAATGGACAATAAATCAAAACTCAAAGGCATCCAAAATGCATTTAAAACTATCTGTCAGGTTAATCTTTATTAATCTTATCTTTGAATTTAATGCCAGCTCAACTCACAAAGAAGTCTATTATTAATTGAAGGGAAGCAAGGAGATTTTGAATGATTATTATACAAAGAGAACCATAATTGACTCTAGACTACCTGGTCTGGAGTTTTCTCTAACCTTGGCATTCCCATTAAAAGTTTCTCCTATATCCCTAGGCCAGGTGGGACTTAATTATTTTGGAgaataatttacttttttttttttttttattaaggaatGTTTTAACTTCTACTCTACACAAATTGGCCTTCTTTATATCTCTCAGGGTTCCTTGCCATTCTCATCGTGTTTTgtaaggggagagagagagagagagagagagagagagagagagagagagagagagagagtgagagagagtatGGGGAAAAGGATCACAACAATAATGATTTTGTTGGTAATGGCTGTCGTTGTTATGAGTAGTGGAGTCGATGCGAAAGATGAAGCTAATAGAAAAACTTCATCACAAGTTGATAGGAAATTAGAGCTTCTCAACAAGCCTGCAGTCAAGAGTATTAAGgtatatttttcttctcttttaacTTCTCACTATCCTCTTAATTATATTATCCATGCCATCAATGCACCTTAATTATATTAAGTATTCGTAATTATCTCACTCAAAAGTTTCTCTCTAATGTATTTTGggtctagtccaaaaagaattaAGTAATTGGAACCCAATTACTTGCCTAAATTTTAACGACAGGGatggagggaaagaaaaaatcagtaataatttgaaattttagtgtTGAGATTGCTTAAATTGAATGTACCAAGACCAAATTGATGACAGACCAAAACTTAAATGGATAAAAATGAATTTGGCCTATCTGTCAGGTTAATTAGTCTAGCTTATATATCGACAATATATCCCTATTTAATGCCAATTAATTCATACAAAAATCTACTAATTGAAACAAGAGGATattgttattataattattttggcAAATTGAGTTTTGGGAATTACGTGAGTGATTTTGTTAGGGAAATCATGGGTTTAGGCAAGGTTTTAATGAAGAAAGTCTTTTACCTTCTTCCTCCTCTAGACCAAACTgaccttctatatatatatatatgtatgtatctCTCAGGGTCTCTAGCCATTTTAATttgttctgtttgttttgtttgagagagagagagagagagagagaacatggGGAAAagatttatattcatttttttggcAACGAATTTGCTTGTTTTAAGTAACGTGAAAACTGAAGCTAGAAAAAGTTTTTCCGAAGTTGATCAAAAACTGAAGCTTCTCAACAAACCTGCAGTCAAGAGTATTAAGGTATATTTTTCTAGGTTATCCGTACgtctaatctctctctctcttctcttagGGTTTCGGCCTAAAAGATGGCTCAATCCAAAATATTTGCTTCCATTTTCCCAAGTTTTGTTTTAGATCATTCAATGTGAGAACTATGACGTAAATATCTGAATCCtccatatatattaaagaaagaATCCCATTGCGTGATGGACCTTTAATTTgccacaattaaatatattgtTCGTGCAACTTATAATATTCATAGATTTGAATGATCTATAAATAAGCTAAaaccataaaacaaaattattatttgatctgGTAGAGGCCACTTAGAAGTTAAGAGGCTTcgataataattaataaatttcaaTAGGCCTGCAGATATATTGTTATACTACTAATTACCTTGTTCTGAGTttatagttgtttttatttatttatgtatttttttttttaaaaaaaagaagatatatatatatataaattcctttttcttttttcattttaatagaTAGAGATATATTGTTATTACACATGGATTCATGTTTCTCATAGAGTGAAGATGGGGATATTATCGACTGCGTTGACATCTACAAACAACCTGCTTTTGATCATCCTGCTTTAAGGAACCACACTATTCAGGTGAATTTTCTTTCATATCCCTCTTCTTAATTTCTCTGTGGAATATTATATacaagaaaaaacttcacttaaatattttgaaatgtcattgcttttgtaataatttctctaaacataaaaaactttcaatttagtatatcaatcTTTTCATTTCATCActtcgttaggattttctgttatatcatattaaaattcttaaaacattcacatttattattttgtaaatttcgttaaatcctgatTAACGCCTAAATCTTtgcgaaaaaataaaaataaaaaattattattccttaaaaaaatatgagtattttgagaattttaacaaccctccgttaagatttaacggaaaatcctaacaaattattggaatttaaaaaaattaaaagatgaatacactaaattgaaagcTTATGAAGTTTACAAGAATAATTGCAAATGTAATATTAGttcaaaaaatttaagtaaagtttttccttatAATATGAATTTCTCTCAATAACATGACAATATATAATGCAATTCATGTCATTTGTAGATGAGACCCAGTTTTAGTTTCCCAAATGGGTCTTCTGATCGGCCGTCGGTGCCATTTCAAACTTGGCAAAAGAGTGGAAGTTGTCCAGAGGGAACCATTCCCATTCGCAGAGTTCGAAGGGAAGAGTTATTGAGCAGTACTGCTTCCCTTGAGCACTTCGGAAGGGATGGCCCGCGAACTTCCCCGGCAGTCAACACAACAAGTGAGCTCTTTGTATACCATAACGGCTCCAAAATCGCCATCTATCCTGTACCTGACCACTCGGTAATTGTAACACCctttttactctctctctctctctctctctctctctctctatatatatatatatatatatatattctttcatTAACCTTTTATAGCTTTAGAGTGTGTTTGGCATTGtgattttacaaacaaaaaatgtgattttaaatcaaatcgtagaaaatgaatcatttgaaattacgtttttaaaaaattacgatttgaaaacgtagaaaatatgttttttcaaatcgcaggaaatttggtgatttttttggAAACCCACAactttaaaggttaaactgcgattttaaagactaaactgatattttgttaaaagcttaactacatttttaaaaattactttttcaaattatatatttgaaaatagcactttttgaaattacaaatccaaacaaaTTCTTAATTTGCTCCTTGTGCTAATAGAATTATAGGTATATGAATGAACTAGCTAGATTTAAACATGGCTGCATCAGCATATATAGTGATTAATGGATTGTTTTGAATCTTTCTAAAGCTTTTGAAAGTggatttttaagatttttctcCAAATTAATCCAGAAGATTCTGTCACAAACTTATACTTATCTGGCATCCAATTTGGAatagacaaaaaagaaaaaaagaaaattgtgttcCAAAGATTTCATGGGTTTGTACTTTTACAATAATCGAATATTTTTGcaacatcaaattttttttttttttttttctgtttaattAATTGCAAggtataattttaataaaaagaaattcaatgaccaatttaatttgtttggtgaTGCTTTTGTGAACCAGACTTCATTTCTTATTGCAACGGGATATAATTTTGTTGGAGCTAGAGGAGACATAAATGTTTGGAGTCCAAGAGTTGAATCATCCGATGAATACACTACTGCTCAAATTTGGCTGAAAAATGGCCTCGGCGACATTGAAACTTTAGAAGCTGGCTGGATGGTTAGTTCATTAAttgaaacaattaataaaaaaaattttaatgtaaTATTTGTCAGAGAAACtatcataaatttatttatttatttattattattattttcaggtcAACCCAAAGTTATTTGGTGATGCAAAACCCCGACTATTTGGACGTTGGACCGTAAGTATGCTTTGAGTACGTTTTGGAGTGCGATTTCACATatcaaaagtaaaattttaaaacaaatggtaaaaaatgtatcatttgaaaatgtgtttaaaaaaaatacaatttgaaaatatagaaaTAATTGTGCTTTTCAAACGCAAGAAAGCAGGATTGATATGCGTTTTAAAACACTTTATTCTAATAGTTCaactgtaattttaaaagctaaatcgttattttaacaagtgcttaactacatttttataaattgtgttttcaaatcgaaCATTGAAACTACAAACTCAAACAGAGTTTTACAAACTAGAAAAAGTGAAATGTCATTGTCAATAATGTTTTGATTGCTTTATGTGTGTAAGTTTTGAAATGTAGAAGCAAGAAATGCAATTCTGATAATAATATCCATTTCCTTCTCAAAACAAATAATCATTAATTAGctataaattttgataatttatttgtttcttcttcttcttcttcttttcttatttatttttaaattttttttattttttataattagttGGACGCGTACCGAACGACAGGCTGCATTAACCATATTTGCCCTGGGTTTATACAAACTAGCAAAAAGGTGGCATTAGGAGCAGCTGTTCAACCTTTGTCAGTGAGTGGAGGACAGCAATATCAGATGAGCATTCGCATTGACCACGTAATAAAACTCTCTATCTCTAgtgatatcatttttttttttttaaacgggATATTTGAGATTCGGAACATCATGCAAAGCGCTTTTTTTACACGTATTGGGTAAAGCTAATTAAGCTTTTGCCTACGGACATGACATTAAAGAATTATTTGCACTCATGGGGTTGAACCTTAAATTTGATGCTTCACGAGGAATCGAAGTCAAGTGGCTCACTGCTCGAGCCCAACCCTGAGGGTTCATTTTTCTTGTCCTTTGTACGTATTCATGGCACCTAAATGGTTTATAGGAAAGTGATGACAATAACCAATGTTTAACTATATAT is a window of Alnus glutinosa chromosome 4, dhAlnGlut1.1, whole genome shotgun sequence DNA encoding:
- the LOC133866129 gene encoding protein neprosin-like, encoding MTGGRGRNWCGQISNEKVPYHECSVQYVNFEDLQRQVAELTQRLLAQNMEMYRDIDDWSSPPTYDTYVNDEDLIESEDGDIIDCVDIYKQPAFDHPALRNHTIQMRPSFSFPNGSSDRPSVPFQTWQKSGSCPEGTIPIRRVRREELLSSTASLEHFGRDGPRTSPAVNTTSELFVYHNGSKIAIYPVPDHSTSFLIATGYNFVGARGDINVWSPRVESSDEYTTAQIWLKNGLGDIETLEAGWMVNPKLFGDAKPRLFGRWTLDAYRTTGCINHICPGFIQTSKKVALGAAVQPLSVSGGQQYQMSIRIDHDPSSGSWWLAYGDETVGYFPGSILNYLQRSATKVHWGGDVYSKRVKKENSPHTATAMGSGDFANGLWGVASYIEKIRIVDGYLLLKYPQWVSNFSEEPNCYTAYNYRKNPADEPIFYFGGPGRNPNCP